The DNA window GACGCCAGTGTAGAGCTCGATGCCGTGGAGTGGCGCGGAGGTCACCGATGTGGAGCTCGTCGGCGGCACAAACCTCGACAAGGGCAAGGGCAGGCAGATGGAGCGCGAACACGACGGGAGACGTGTGTCTAGGTGGGGGCACGAAGGCGATGGCCCGGGCGGGACCGCACGGCTGAGGACAGGGTTCATCGCAAAGTAGAGGCGCGCAGCGCGCTGAGCAAGCAGCCAAGGCGGGCGCAAAACGAACAGGCGACGTGACTTAACGATGATCTATAAGCAGCATTACCGTAGATTTTTAGATTTTGCAATACATCTACCATCTCAATGGAAGGCTTTGTTTAGTTGCCAAACTTTGGATGTGTAAAGTTGACAAAACGTACTATAgcgtcactgtagcatttcgtttgtatttggtaataattgtccaaccgttgactaattaggctcaaaatgttcgtctcacaaagtacaaccaaactatacaattagtttttaattttgtctacttttagtattccatgcatgtactacaaatttgatgtgacggagaatctctTTTTGCGTAGTGTTGGGAGTTTAAGAGGAACTAAACGAGGCCAAAAATACAAACACCGGGTGCATCTTTGTAAACTATGGACGTATAAACCAAATTTTATTATATTAAAAAACCACTGTACTAATTTGAATGGCAGAAGCATGGGCGAAGCTTCACCGCCCATCCCATCCCCCAGATTGACCGCCCAAGCCTCTGCACCTCACGTTCCTCGTCCACTCCTCGTTCGCACAGCAAACACCATCGCCACCCAACCAGAAATCCTCACGTGTTCCACCGACCACGCCCCGTCCACCCACCTCCCCGCCACACTGCCGACCACACACCCTGCCCCCGCACCGATCCCCGCGGCGCGCGCGACGCTCCTTTGACCGCCACGTCATCCAACTGCCATGCGGGTCCCGCACCCCGCGCGCAGCCCTCCTCAAATGCCCCCACCCCTCGCCTCCCCACCTCCGCACAAACGCGTCGTTTCCGCCCGCTCCACAGGATCCTCTGCGCCACTGCAACCGTGTGACCCcgcccgtgccgccgccgccgccggcgatccCGATCCGCCGACCCGTCCCACCCCAGCCCCGCTCGCAGCCATGTCGCCGTCGGAGCCGACGCGGGAGGAGAGCGTGTACATGGCCAAGCTGGCGGAGCAGGCGGAGCGGTACGAGGAGATGGTCGAGTTCATGGAGCGCGTGGCGCGCTCcgcgggcggcgccggcggcggggagGAGCTCTCCGTGGAGGAGCGCAACCTGCTGTCCGTCGCCTACAAGAACGTCATCGGCGCCCGCAGGGCGTCGTGGCGGATCATCTCCTCCATCGAGCAGAAGGAGGAGGGCCGCGGGAACGAGGCGCACGCTGCCTCCATCCGCGCCTACCGCTCCAAGATCGAGGCCGAGCTCGCCCGCATCTGCGACGGCATCCTCGCGCTGCTCGACTCCCACCTCGTCCCGTCCGCCGGCGCCGCCGAGTCCAAGGTCTTCTACCTCAAGATGAAGGGCGACTACCACAGGTATAACCATTACCGCCAGCGGATCTCGCTTTTTGTTCTGCGTATCCGCCTGTAGACGATGCGATCTATTTATGGAGTGGCCGAGGAGGGAGGTTTTTGGTGGATGTACGCGCGATCTTATATGCGATGTGTGGCGGAGCTGATGGAATTTCCCTTAGTATATGATGAGGGATCTTTGTGTTTGGGATTTAGATTAGCGGAGGTTTTGAGTCCTTATTTATTGCTTGGTTATTATTATCTGTGGGGGGCACCACGATCTGATTTGGGGCCTTTGTATATATATGGACCATGGTAGTTGTGGTTTGGAGAAGTCAAGACCTGTATGCAgactagtatattgcccgtgctaacgctacggtggcatctaaaaaaaataagtcataaaactaaaatataAATCAACTGATAACGTAATCAGCGTATAAATGTACAACTATTCATCATTGTTGTCCTCCAACAGTGAAGGAACTTAGCTCTAGATTCACTCCTATTATTTTATCAGAGGACCGCCATCTGCTTGACAATGCCATCTGGTGGTCTTCTTTAATTTTTTATGGACAAAGAAGCCGATGGCTATGGAAACTTGTGATTTGCCCATGCTAACAGTAAATTACGAATTACAGAGCAAACAAGGAACTTTGAAACTTTCAGGATAACAGATAGAGTGCAAAAATAAATTTCACCTTCCTCACCCTCCTCCAGTTCTTCCTCTTTGTTGTCTCCTTCCAAAAAAATTGAATAGTAGAACCAAAGCAATTGGGGAAGTGAAATCCTCAACTTTTTGTTCCTCTTGCTGCACCTTCTCCTCCTTTGGCTCATCACATTTCACATCCGAGATAGCAGCTACCTGATAACGAAATTAGCATAAAAAAGCTGTCCACCAACAATCAGACAGTAGAAGCAAGTTGATCTGGAAAATGAAATCCCCTCACCTTTCGGTTCGTCTTGCTACACCTTCTGCTTTGATGCGGCCGCCACCACCTCGGCTTCCTGTTCCAAAGCTATCGTCATCTTCAATGTCTTTTCCTCGGATTCATCTTCGGCAGGTCAGTGAAGCAAGAAAGCAATAGTTGACAGGACGAAAACTGAACCTTGCCACTTACTTGGTACCTGTTGGTCATATGCTTCTGCTAGGGTCCTTCTGTTATTGATTGACGTCCACTGAGATAAGCTGCTAATGAATTTACGAACAGGCTATTGCATACGACAATGAAAAGCGCAATCGACCCAAACAATTTGTTGCAGAAAAACTAAACTTAAACCATTGAAGAAAGGCGATGAATCAAAACTTTCAGTCAGCCTAACAGGTTGAAGGACGAGACATACTGAACTGAACCTGAAACGCTAGAAAAATACAGCTGCTGTTGTTGATTCTGAAATAGAAATGGAATTGTAGCAGATTGCAAATCGAACTGCTCCCAAAACACCAAAAAGGATTAAACAAAAACCAGACAGGTAATCTACCAGAAAGAACAGAAAAGAGTGCTGCTTGTCTTTGCTGTTACTGGAAAATGTTGTTTCAGAAACAACACAGTGAACTACCTGATAATAGAACAGCTCAAACGTTTCTCATAGGACATGCCAGCCTCGTAATGTGAAAACAAGTGGCATTGTAGTGCGAAAGAAATGGTTGCAGCTAAGAGACAAAACACAATGGGAATTAATAGCTTTTCTCCACCTTGTAATCATCTAGGCGAAGGCGACTTCAAGGTGAGAGGTATTTAATAAGCATAACAGCATGCAGGATTTAGACTGAGATTAAGAGGTACTCACATCACTTGCCAAAACAAATAAAAGAGCTCCTGCAGCAATAGCTCAGGGAGGATCATCAATGTCCAGAACCAAAATAGCATCGATAATTTGTTGTACCAATCTACAGGATATGAGAAAAGGAaggcatttgtataagtaatAAAATGGAAGAAGGTGCCAAATCTAATACTGTGTTTGTTAAATGCTAACATCTTTAGAACTGGACAAATTCTCAAATTCAATAA is part of the Miscanthus floridulus cultivar M001 chromosome 9, ASM1932011v1, whole genome shotgun sequence genome and encodes:
- the LOC136483986 gene encoding 14-3-3-like protein GF14-D, with amino-acid sequence MRVPHPARSPPQMPPPLASPPPHKRVVSARSTGSSAPLQPCDPARAAAAAGDPDPPTRPTPAPLAAMSPSEPTREESVYMAKLAEQAERYEEMVEFMERVARSAGGAGGGEELSVEERNLLSVAYKNVIGARRASWRIISSIEQKEEGRGNEAHAASIRAYRSKIEAELARICDGILALLDSHLVPSAGAAESKVFYLKMKGDYHRYLAEFKSGAERKDAAESTMNAYKAAQDIALADLAPTHPIRLGLALNFSVFYYEILNSPDRACNLAKQAFDEAISELDSLGEESYKDSTLIMQLLRDNLTLWTSDTNEDGGDEIKEAAAPKESAEGQ